Proteins encoded within one genomic window of Flavobacterium gilvum:
- a CDS encoding hybrid sensor histidine kinase/response regulator translates to MKSNPFIVFICLISFYYSHSQDIKFDHYNDNNGLSHNSVRHIVQDKKGFMWFGTFSGLNRFDGYQFKKYMSTSPSENRLHNDDITALELDKTSNNLWIGTRKGLTLYKIDTNEFTTFLPQINNPKSLPDEEIRAVHVDKFKRIWVGTKTKGAYMFFPKENRFEKVSIPGFEYVNEIFEDKKGGIWIGSYEKGSVAKITLDNRGEIVRINNYTLTVPNSNSKNPYINFIYENSKTDIFIGTREGLYKLDKSANKFVNLYIESKEIRNNLGPYFLSVAQAPDGKYWVGTLGGLLVCNELEDIPTGNYKWYYAILSDDNSIVDNLVSALYFDASGVLWIGTEDGLDKYDPYENQFVLNRDIPHYIGNQAPRIRGFSKTYDNKLIVETRHNGLFVSNAKGFVPLCNPKKDMASIYSDDGKIFYCGLWNGNVLVYNYATNSSKEVTLGFGATPIFAFNKISEQALMIGSFGEGAVILNTQTLQVQTATGKLLPGFEINAIEKDKANNVWIATETGVAKYNANTGQIKIYKSIYAKEKGIPHDDNISDILVDSKGRIWATTRLGLCIYDRSKDNFRPITSPRELSGNWITDILSDKKGNLWLNINNNTVARLNANLKDVNVYHVKSGNRLDVFSSSSFFNLNSSNIYLGSKNGIIYFSLDKIISNKWSPAPVITEFKIQNEEVVPGTEINGQVPFSSDLNYSKKVELSYKNRDFSLQFSTPSFTNEKLNKFEYMLEGFDKNWISANSNSRTVQYTNLYPGKYIFKIKSSNSDGQWSKIVAYEIRILPPFWLTPIAFLMYLILFSIIFYFTRKEVRNRIRLKQELLTEKIKREQDIKLNNEKLRFFTNISHELRTPLTLILGPAKQLMDEGNASEYQKSRYNLIHQNASRMLNLVNQVLDFRKAQAGELKLKVSKTDIITYSKNIFDSFKELAFNKDITLNFITENDSIVGWVDNDKCDKILFNLLSNALKFTDNHGNVDLYIKLKDGDEGILVFEVSDTGIGIPLKSQEKIFKRFYQVSAHKTQNTGSGIGLSLVKSLVALHKGNIKLKSAVDEGSVFTVELPIAREFYTEKEVFEYVLKNDNQSMSVPEKTAKKILQNTELKQKILVVEDNVELRKYLVDYLSDYYKVYEAENGEEGLKICRQIKPILCVTDVMMPIMGGIEFCEQLKRDEFISHIPVIMLTALSENDDKLKGYGVGADGYIVKPFEPSLLKTVVENIIKSRLELKAKFSGEVESKVGLLTHSPIDEEFMAKLTGLINDNLSEEELSTEFLCEKLGVSSSKLYRKIKELTDLAPNEFIRTIRLKKAAELLKTKRYNVSEVTELVGFNDPLYFSRCFKKQFGFPPSKLIGG, encoded by the coding sequence ATGAAATCGAATCCTTTTATAGTATTTATTTGTTTGATCAGTTTTTATTATTCTCATTCTCAGGATATAAAATTTGATCATTATAATGACAATAATGGTTTGTCCCATAATTCTGTTAGGCATATTGTTCAGGACAAAAAAGGGTTTATGTGGTTTGGTACATTTTCGGGACTGAACCGTTTTGACGGGTATCAGTTTAAAAAATACATGAGTACTTCACCGAGTGAAAACCGCTTGCACAATGATGATATAACAGCCCTCGAACTTGATAAAACTTCGAATAATTTATGGATAGGGACAAGAAAGGGCTTGACGCTTTATAAAATTGATACTAATGAATTTACGACTTTTTTGCCTCAAATAAATAATCCAAAAAGTTTACCAGACGAAGAAATCAGAGCGGTACATGTAGACAAATTCAAAAGGATTTGGGTAGGAACCAAAACCAAAGGCGCTTATATGTTTTTTCCGAAAGAAAACAGATTTGAAAAAGTTTCCATCCCCGGATTTGAATATGTAAATGAAATTTTTGAAGACAAAAAAGGAGGAATTTGGATTGGGAGCTATGAAAAGGGTTCGGTTGCAAAAATTACTTTGGACAATAGAGGCGAAATTGTTCGAATTAATAATTATACGTTGACAGTTCCTAATTCAAATAGCAAAAACCCTTATATTAATTTTATTTATGAAAATTCAAAAACTGATATTTTCATAGGTACCCGCGAAGGGTTGTATAAACTGGATAAATCAGCCAATAAATTTGTAAATCTATATATTGAAAGTAAGGAAATCAGGAATAATTTAGGCCCTTATTTCCTGTCGGTAGCTCAGGCTCCAGATGGAAAATACTGGGTTGGGACGCTGGGAGGTTTACTCGTTTGTAACGAACTTGAAGATATTCCAACAGGTAATTATAAATGGTATTATGCAATATTGTCTGATGATAACTCCATAGTAGACAACTTAGTATCGGCTTTGTACTTTGATGCTTCGGGTGTATTATGGATTGGAACTGAGGATGGATTGGACAAATATGATCCCTATGAAAACCAGTTTGTTCTCAACAGAGACATTCCGCATTACATAGGAAATCAAGCGCCACGTATTCGTGGATTTTCAAAAACGTATGATAATAAATTAATCGTAGAGACAAGACATAATGGACTTTTTGTTTCTAATGCTAAAGGGTTTGTACCGCTGTGCAATCCCAAAAAAGACATGGCAAGTATTTATTCTGATGACGGAAAAATATTTTACTGTGGGCTTTGGAACGGAAATGTGCTAGTTTATAATTATGCTACTAATAGTTCCAAAGAAGTTACTTTAGGATTTGGCGCGACCCCAATATTTGCTTTCAACAAGATTAGCGAACAGGCTCTCATGATTGGGTCTTTTGGGGAAGGAGCTGTTATTTTAAATACTCAAACATTACAAGTTCAGACCGCTACAGGCAAATTGCTTCCTGGGTTTGAGATTAATGCCATTGAAAAGGATAAAGCCAATAATGTCTGGATAGCAACCGAAACGGGTGTGGCAAAATACAATGCAAATACGGGGCAGATAAAAATTTACAAGTCGATTTATGCAAAAGAAAAAGGCATCCCACACGATGATAACATCAGTGATATTCTAGTTGATTCTAAGGGCAGAATATGGGCTACTACACGTTTGGGTTTATGTATTTATGATCGTTCCAAAGACAATTTTAGACCTATAACAAGTCCCAGAGAACTTTCCGGAAACTGGATTACGGATATTTTGTCAGACAAAAAAGGGAATTTATGGCTAAATATCAATAACAATACAGTTGCAAGATTGAATGCTAATTTGAAGGATGTTAATGTTTACCATGTAAAAAGCGGTAACAGATTGGATGTTTTTAGTTCCAGTAGCTTCTTTAATTTGAATAGTTCCAACATTTATTTAGGAAGTAAAAATGGGATTATTTATTTTTCATTAGATAAAATAATCAGCAATAAATGGTCGCCAGCACCTGTTATTACCGAATTCAAAATTCAGAACGAAGAGGTGGTGCCAGGGACAGAAATAAACGGTCAAGTGCCGTTTTCATCTGATTTGAATTATAGTAAAAAGGTAGAGCTTAGTTATAAAAACCGTGATTTTTCGCTCCAATTTTCGACACCATCTTTTACAAACGAAAAACTGAACAAATTTGAATATATGCTGGAAGGTTTTGACAAAAATTGGATTTCAGCCAATAGTAATTCAAGAACCGTTCAATACACCAATCTTTATCCGGGGAAATATATTTTTAAAATAAAATCGAGCAACAGTGACGGGCAATGGAGTAAAATAGTTGCGTATGAAATCAGAATCCTTCCACCTTTTTGGCTAACGCCAATAGCGTTTCTGATGTATCTTATTTTGTTTTCCATTATTTTTTATTTTACCCGAAAAGAGGTTAGAAACCGTATTCGTTTAAAACAGGAATTATTAACAGAAAAAATTAAACGTGAGCAGGACATTAAACTCAACAATGAAAAGCTTCGTTTTTTTACCAATATCTCGCATGAGTTAAGAACGCCTTTGACCTTGATTTTAGGCCCTGCCAAACAATTGATGGACGAAGGGAATGCCAGCGAATATCAAAAAAGCAGGTATAATTTGATTCATCAAAATGCGAGCAGGATGTTAAACTTGGTAAATCAGGTTTTGGATTTTAGAAAAGCACAGGCCGGCGAATTAAAACTAAAAGTTTCAAAGACGGATATTATTACCTACTCCAAAAATATTTTTGATTCTTTCAAAGAACTGGCTTTCAATAAAGATATTACATTGAATTTTATTACTGAAAACGACAGTATAGTTGGTTGGGTAGATAATGATAAATGTGATAAAATTCTGTTTAATCTTTTGTCCAATGCTTTAAAATTTACAGACAATCACGGGAATGTGGATTTGTACATTAAGCTGAAAGATGGGGATGAGGGCATATTGGTTTTTGAGGTAAGTGACACTGGAATTGGAATTCCTTTGAAAAGTCAGGAGAAAATTTTCAAACGTTTTTATCAGGTAAGCGCCCATAAAACCCAAAATACAGGATCAGGAATTGGTCTGTCATTGGTAAAATCATTGGTTGCACTTCATAAAGGAAACATAAAACTAAAAAGTGCCGTGGATGAAGGCAGTGTTTTTACTGTTGAATTGCCAATTGCTCGCGAGTTTTACACTGAGAAAGAAGTCTTTGAATATGTTTTGAAAAATGACAATCAAAGTATGTCTGTTCCTGAAAAAACGGCAAAAAAAATACTTCAGAATACAGAGTTAAAACAGAAAATATTGGTTGTTGAAGATAATGTTGAACTCAGAAAATATTTGGTTGATTACCTGTCTGATTATTACAAAGTGTACGAAGCCGAAAACGGGGAGGAAGGACTGAAAATTTGCAGACAAATTAAACCTATCCTATGCGTTACAGATGTTATGATGCCAATTATGGGCGGAATCGAATTTTGTGAACAGTTAAAAAGGGATGAATTTATTAGCCACATACCCGTTATTATGCTGACTGCACTTTCTGAGAACGACGATAAGCTAAAAGGTTATGGTGTAGGTGCTGACGGTTATATAGTAAAACCATTTGAGCCTTCGCTGTTAAAAACGGTTGTAGAAAATATTATTAAATCCCGATTGGAGCTAAAGGCTAAATTCTCTGGAGAAGTCGAAAGTAAGGTTGGTTTACTTACGCATTCACCAATTGACGAAGAGTTTATGGCTAAATTAACTGGTTTGATTAATGACAATCTAAGCGAAGAGGAATTGTCGACAGAATTTCTTTGTGAAAAATTAGGCGTAAGTTCTTCAAAACTCTACCGAAAAATTAAAGAGCTTACTGATTTGGCGCCTAATGAATTTATCAGAACAATACGCCTCAAAAAAGCTGCAGAACTCTTAAAAACAAAAAGGTATAATGTTTCTGAAGTAACCGAATTGGTAGGTTTTAATGATCCCTTATATTTTAGCCGATGTTTTAAAAAGCAATTTGGGTTTCCTCCGAGTAAGTTAATTGGTGGGTGA
- a CDS encoding inositol oxygenase family protein has product MKKIIDTDKPLKNLDEWEDDLLMRYPDPTETKKEKEEFRNYVDSERVETVKEFYRMNHTYQTYDFVCSKEEEFLQFNKKSMSIWEAVEFLNTLVDDSDPDIDLDQTQHLLQTSEAIRADGHPDWFVLTGFLHDLGKVLCLFGEPQWAVVGDTFPVGCAYSDKIVYPEFFKENPDYTDERFNTKFGVYTENCGLDKVKMSWGHDEYLYQIMKDYLPDPALYMIRYHSFYSQHKENAYAHLMNEKDVEMFEWVKKFNPYDLYTKAPVKPDVKALLPYYKELVAKYLPEKLNF; this is encoded by the coding sequence ATGAAAAAGATAATAGATACGGATAAGCCACTAAAGAATTTAGACGAATGGGAAGATGATTTGTTAATGCGTTATCCTGATCCGACAGAGACAAAAAAAGAAAAGGAAGAGTTTAGAAATTATGTCGATTCTGAAAGGGTAGAAACGGTTAAAGAGTTTTACAGAATGAATCATACCTATCAAACGTATGATTTTGTATGCAGCAAAGAAGAGGAGTTTTTGCAGTTTAATAAAAAAAGCATGTCAATTTGGGAAGCGGTTGAGTTTCTAAATACCCTTGTTGACGATAGTGACCCAGATATCGATTTAGATCAAACCCAGCATCTTTTGCAAACTTCTGAAGCCATCAGAGCTGACGGTCACCCGGATTGGTTTGTTCTTACCGGATTTTTACACGATCTAGGAAAAGTATTATGTTTGTTTGGAGAGCCGCAATGGGCAGTAGTTGGAGATACTTTTCCGGTAGGTTGTGCGTATTCGGATAAGATTGTGTATCCAGAATTTTTCAAAGAAAATCCAGATTACACAGACGAAAGATTCAATACGAAATTTGGCGTTTATACCGAAAATTGTGGCCTTGATAAAGTAAAAATGAGTTGGGGACATGATGAATATTTGTACCAAATCATGAAAGATTATTTGCCTGATCCTGCATTATACATGATAAGATACCATTCGTTTTACTCTCAACACAAAGAAAATGCCTACGCGCATTTGATGAACGAGAAAGATGTAGAAATGTTTGAATGGGTTAAAAAGTTCAATCCTTACGATCTATACACCAAGGCGCCAGTTAAACCAGATGTAAAAGCCTTACTTCCTTATTACAAAGAATTGGTAGCTAAGTATTTGCCCGAAAAACTTAATTTTTAG